In Humulus lupulus chromosome 6, drHumLupu1.1, whole genome shotgun sequence, a single genomic region encodes these proteins:
- the LOC133785418 gene encoding uncharacterized protein LOC133785418, whose translation MNLSMNCRASDEYREGAKNFVEMSEKLAGYPEKLLCPCKVCRNLSHQCINILYEHLVIYGIDPTYKIWFHHGEELSRDDDVETMETFDSYNLFRDTNIDGCDFESHLEGHDDTFMEKIEDADTPLYPQCTKYTKLSLIVALYKLKTTNGWSDKSFDELLRLLNDIFPIDNMIPKSMYEVQKFLRLFDLGYEKIHACVNDCCLFRKDKENMQEFPTCGTSSWMSDKLTKKVRHGVPAKVLRYFPIIPRLKRMFMSKRISKELRWHHNNKSCDGKMRHPVDSAAWELVNDKWPSF comes from the coding sequence atgaacttGTCTATGAATTGTAGAGCCTCAGATGAGTATAGAGAAGGCGCTAAGAATTTTGTAGAAATGTCAGAAAAGCTGGCTGGTTATCCAGAAAAGTTATTGTGTCCATGCAAAGTTTGTCGAAACTTAAGTCACCAGTGTATTAACATTTTGTATGAACACTTAGTCATTTATGGGATTGATCCAACATACAAAAtctggtttcatcatggggaagaattATCAAGAGATGATGATGTAGAGACAATGGAAACCTTTGATTCTTACAACTTGTTTAGGGATACAAATATTGATGGTTGTGATTTTGAAAGTCATCTAGAAGGTCATGATGACACTTTTATGGAAAAAATAGAAGATGCAGACACTCCATTATATCCACAATGCACTAAATATACTAAGTTATCGTTAATTGTTGCATTGTATAAGCTTAAAACTACCAATGGATGGTCTGACAAAAGTTTTGATGAATTGTTAAGACTTTTGAATGATATTTTTCCTATAGATAATATGATCCCCAAGTCTATGTACGAGGTTCAAAAATTTCTTCGATTATTTGATTTAGGATATGAAAAGATTCATGCATGTGTTAATGATTGCTGCTTGTttagaaaagataaagaaaacaTGCAAGAATTTCCAACATGTGGAACTTCAAGTTGGATGTCAGATAAGCTGACTAAAAAGGTTCGACATGGTGTCCCAGCAAAAGTTTTGAGGTACTTTCCTATAATCCCTAGGTTGAAACGGATGTTCATGTCTAAAAGAATTTCAAAGGAATTAAGAtggcatcacaataataaaagtTGCGATGGAAAAATGCGTCACCCAGTGGATTCAGCAGCATGGGAGCTAGTCAATGATAAATGGCCATCATTTTAA